A stretch of DNA from Nocardioides sp. Arc9.136:
GCCGTGGGTCACCGCGACCCTGCGCGGCGAGCTGACCGACGAGGACCTGCTGCGGCGCGCCGGCGAGCTGGCGGCGCGCGTGCTGGTCGAGGAGGACGCGTGAGGACCGAGGACCGCTGGTTCGAGGACTACGAGATCGGCGAGCACCGCACGTCGGTCGGCCGGACCATCACCGAGGCCGACGTGGTGCTCCACGCCGGCCAGACGGGGGACTTCTTCCCCCACCACATGGACGCCGAGTGGATGAAGACGCAGCCGGCCGGCCAGCGCATCGCCCACGGCACGCTGATCATGTCGGTGGCCGTCGGCATGACCGCGGGCGACATCAACCCGCAGTCGATGTCCTACGGCTACGACAAGATCCGCTTCGTCAAGCCGGTCTTCATCGGCGACACGATCACGGTGCGCGCCGAGATCACCGAGAAGTCCGACCACAAGCGGATGGCCGACACCCACGGCTACGTCCACGAGCTGGTGACGGTGACCAACCAGCGCGACGAGACCGTGCTGGTGCTCACCCACCTCTACCTCACCAACAAGAGGGGCGGATGACCGAGCCGCGCCCCGCTCGGCCCCTGCGGCTGCTCGGGAGGGACTTCGCCGGCTTCCGCAGGGCGGTCGCCGCGCACGCCGCGGCGGGGCCCGTCGAGGTCGAGGCGACCTGGCTCGGGCTGCCCGAGCTGCAGGCCGCCGTGCTCGGCCCCGACGCCCCGGACGCCGACCTGCTCGTCGTGCCCGCCGACTGGCTGCCCGCGCTCGCCGCGGCCGGCCGCGTGCGGTCGGTGGCGGCGTACGTCGCCACCGACCCGCCGGAGGGCTGGCCGGACGCGTGGTCCCCGTCGTTCCACGAGGGCGTCACCTGGGCCGGGGAGGTCCACGGCCTGCCCTTCCACGACGGGCCGCAGCTGCTCTTCACCCGTCCCTCGCTGCTGGCGCGCGCCGGCCTCGACGCGCCCCGCACCTGGAGCGAGCTGGTCGAGGTCGCCGGGGCCCTGCACGGCCCCGGCCGCGCCGGCACCGTGCTGGCCGGTGCCCCCGACGGGCACAACAACGTCTACGACCTCGTCCTGCACCTGTGGCGCTGCGGCGGGGACCTCCTCGACGGCGACCGGGTCACCGTGGACAGCGCACCCGTGCGCGAGGCGCTCGCGTTCCTCCGGCGGGTGGCGACCACGCTCGTCCCGGCGCACGCCCACGACCTCGACAGCAACGGCAGCGGCGAGGAGTTCGCCGCCGGCGGTGTGGGCGTGGTCGTCAACTGGGCGGGGTACGCCGCCCTCGCGGCGGCGGGGCCGGTCGCCGACGACCACGCCTGCGCGGTCGCGCCGACCCACGACGACGGCACCCCCACGACCACCGTCAACGCCTTCTGGGTCGCCTGCGTGACCACCGCCTGCGCCGAGCCGGACCGCGCGTGGGCCCACCTGCGCCACGCCGCCTCGGCCGCGATGGACCTCGCCACCACGCAGGCCGGGGCGTCGGGGGCGCGGCGGAGCACGTGGGGCCACCCCGACGTCCTCGCCGCCCAGCCCGAGCACGCGCTCTTCGAGGCCGCCCACGCCTCCTCGCGGCCGCTGCCCCGGATCGCCGCCCTCCCGGCGGTCGTCGACGTGCTGAACGAGCTCGTGGACGCCGTGGTCTGGCGCGGCGAGCCGGTCGACCCGGCCCTCGGCACCGCGCAGCGCGCGGTCGAGGCCCTGGTCGGTGCCCCTCGGCACGACGACCTCGAGGCCGTCCGGTGAGCGCCGCGACCGGCAGCCTGCCGACCCGCACCGTCCGCGGCCTGGAGCTCACCGAGCTCGGGCTCGGCGGCGCCCAGCTCGGGAACCTCTACCGCGAGGTCAGCGACGGCGAGGTCGCCGCCGGCTTCGCCGCCGCCTGGGGCGCCGGTGTGCGGTACTTCGACACCGCGCCGCACTACGGGCTCGGCCTGTCCGAGCGCCGCCTGGGCGAGCTGCTGCGCCGGCACCCGCGCGAGGACTACGTGCTCTCCACCAAGGTCGGTCGCCTCCTCGTGCCCGACCCGGACGGCGCCGGCCGCCAGGACGACCAGGGCTTCGCCGTGCCCGCCTCCACCCGGCGCGTGTGGGACTTCAGCCGCGACGGCGTCCGCCGATCGGTCGAGGACAGCCTGGAGCGGCTGGGGCTGGACCGGATCGACGTGGTCTACCTCCACGACGCCGAGGACCACTGGGCGCAGGCGGTCACCGAGGGGCTGCCGGCGCTGCTGGAGCTGCGCGAGGAGGGCCTGGTCCGGGGCGTCGGGGCGGGGATGAACCTCGCCGGGCCGCTCACCGAGCTGGTCCGCGAGCACGACGTCGACCTGGTGATGTGCGCCGGGCGGTACACCCTGCTCGAGCAGGCCGACGAGCTGCTCGAGGCGGCGCTCGAGCGCGGCGTCGGCGTGGTGGCGGCCGGGGTCTACAACTCCGGGCTGCTCGCCCGCCCGCGTCCCGGCCCCGACCCGACGTACGACTACGCACCCGCACCGCCCGCGCTCGTCGACCGGGTGAACGCGCTCGCGGACCTCTGCGAGGCCCACGGGGTGACCCTCCCCGAGGCCGCCGTCCACTTCCCGCTGCGCCACCCCGCGGTCGTCTCCGTGGTGGTCGGCGCGGCGGGCCCGGACCAGGTCGGCGACGCCGTCGACCGGTACCGACGCACGATCCCGGAGGACCTCTGGGACGCCCTTCCGACCACGGCACCGCCGTTCCACGCCCCCACCCAGGAGCCCACATGACCCGCATCACCGCCGTCGACGTCACCGACGTCCGCTTCCCGACCTCCCTGTCCATGGACGGCTCGGACGCGATGAACAAGGACGGGGACTACTCGGCGACGTACGTCGTGGTGCGCACCGACGACCCGGACGTCGCCGGCTACGGCTTCACCTTCACCATCGGCCGGGGCAACGACATCTGCACGCTCGCCGCGCAGCGGCGTGGCGAGCCGCTCGTCGGCCGGGTCGTCGAGGACGTCGTCGCCGACCTCGGTGGCGTCTACCGCGAGCTGGCGTCGGACTCCCAGCTGCGCTGGCTGGGCCCGGACAAGGGCGTCGAGCACCTGGCGATGGCGGCGGTCATGAACGCCGTGTGGGACCTCGCGGCGCGCGTCGCGGGCAAGCCGCTGTGGCGGCTGCTGGTCGACATGACGCCCGAGGAGCTGGTCGACGCGACCGACCTGACCTACCTCAGCGACGCGCTGACCCGCGAGGAGGCGATCGCGATGCTCGCCGAGACGGTGCCCACCCGGGCCGAGCGGGTCGCCGACCTCGAGCGGACCGGCTACCCCTGCTACACGACCTCCGCGGGCTGGCTCGGCTACTCCGACGACAAGCTGCGCCGGCTGGCCGCCGAGGCGGTCGAGCAGGGCTACCGGCACATCAAGCTCAAGGTCGGCGCCGACCTCGAGGACGACATCCGCCGCTGCTCGATCGCCCGCGAGGTGATCGGCTGGGACGCCCACCTGATGATCGACGCCAACCAGGTCTGGGACGTCCCGGAGGCGATCGAGTGGGTCAAGGCGCTCGCCGAGTTCAAGCCGCTGTGGATCGAGGAGCCGACCAGCCCCGACGACATCCTCGGGCACGCGGCGGTGCGCAGGGCGGTGGCGCCGATCGGCGTCGCGACCGGCGAGCACGGCATGAACCGGGTGCTGTTCAAGCAGATGTTCCAGGCCGAGGCGATCGACTTCTGCCAGCTGGACTCGGCCCGCCTGGCCAGCGTCAACGAGATCGTGGCGGTCTACCTGATGGCCAAGAAGTTCGGCGTCCCGGTCTGCCCGCACGCCGGCGGCGTGGGCCTGTGCGAGCTCGTCCAGCACCTCTCGGTCTTCGACTACGTCGCGGTCTCCGGGACCACGGAGAACCGGGTCACCGAGTTCGTCGACCACCTGCACGAGCACTTCACCGACCCCTGCATCGTCGAGGACGGCGCCTACCGGCTGCCCTCGCAGCCCGGCTACAGCGCGCAGATGCACGCCTCGTCGGTCGCCGAGTACGCCTACCCCGACGGCGCCTACTGGACCACCCGGCACCCGCGTCCCGCCGCCGTCTGAGGAGACCCGCCGTGATCATCGACGCCCACCAGCACGTCTGGGACCTCGACCGGTCGCCGTACCCCTGGCTCGGACCGCACGTCCCGCAGTGGAACCGCACCTTCACCTTCGAGGAGGTCGCCCCCCACCTGCGCCGCAACGGGGTGGGGGCGACGGTCCTGGTGCAGTCCGACGACCACGACGGCGACACCGACCTGATGCTCGAGGTCGCCGACGCCCACCCCGAGGTCGTCGGCGTCGTCGTCCACGTCCCGCTCGACCGGCCCGACCGGGCCGCCCGGCGGCTGGAGGAGCTGCGCGGCGACGACCGGGTCGTCGGCGTGCGCAACCTCATCCACGACCTGCCCGACCCCGACTGGATCCTGCGGCCCGAGGTCGACGAGGGCCTCGGGGTCCTGGAGGCGGCCGGCGTCACCTTCGACTACGTCGCGGTGCTGCCGCGCCACCTCGAGCACGTGCCAACCCTGGTCGAGCGCCACCCCGACCTCCGGCTCGTGGTCGACCACCTCGCCAAGCCGCCGGTCGGCGACCCGGTGGGGGAGCCGTGGGCCTCGCTCATGGCGGCCGCGGCGCAGGGCCCGAACGTCCACGCGAAGGTCTCGGGGCTCTACCCCGGCTCCGACATGGGCTCCTGGACCCCGGACGGCGTCCGCCCCTACGTCGAGCGGGCCGTCGAGCTCTTCGGCGCCTCGCGGCTGATGTACGGCGGGGACTGGCCGATCTCGGTGGCGGCCGGTGGCTACGACCGGGTCTTCGCCGGTCTCGCCGAGGTCCTCGCCGAGCTGCCGGAGGGTGATCGGGAGCAGGTGTGGTCCGGCACGGCACGGCGGTCCTACCGACTCTCGGAGGACCGGCTCGCTGCCGCGGCCGCGGCCTCGGCGACGACCGGCGGTTGATTTCACGGCCGCGTGCGCCCTCCGGTATGTTCTCCCGCGGTGGCGTGTCCGAGCGGCCTAAGGAGAACGCCTCGAAAGCGTTTGTGGGTGCAAGCCCACCGAGGGTTCAAATCCCTCCGCCACCGCCAGGGGCTGGACACCTAGGTCTCCAGCCGCGGACACGAAAGTGTCAGGAACGCCGGGACCGGGCTCCGCGAGGGGCTCGGGACCGGCGTTCGTCGTTCCGGCCGGACGCGAGCGCCTAGCGGCTGGCCGACTCCAGTGCCCGGGCGAGCTCCACCGGTCGGCTCACCATCGGCCAGTGCCACGTCGGCAGCTCGACGTACGTCCAGTCGCCGTCGACCATGTGTGCGAACACCGGCGCGTGGGGCGCCATCTGCCGCACCTGCTCGAGGGTGAAGGTGCACAGCACGCCCGTCCGCGGCAGGCGCTCCCAGGCGCCGGCGAGCTCGACCTGCTGGGTGGCGGTGCGCCAGGGCTGCGGCTGCGAGGCGTCGGCCAGCGCCGCCACGGCATCGTCGCCGACGTCGGGCACCTCGGCGGCGAGCACGGCCCAGGCCGGCGGCGCCAGCTTCCAGCCCTCGCCGTGCGTCCTGACCAGGTCCTCGTTGGCCGCCCGCGCGTCGGGTCCCTCGAAGTCGGCCTGCGCCATGCCGTCCGGCAGGGGGCCGGAGTCGACGTAGACCAGCCGGCCCACGCGCTCGGGCGCGCGGTCCGCCGCACCGGTCGTCACGAGCGCGCCGTAGCTGTGGCCGACGAGCACGACGTCGTGGAGGTCGTGCTGCTCGAGCAGGTGCACGACCTCGTCGACGTGGGTCGTCAGGTCGGTCTCCGGCGAGGCGAGGGACGCGCGCTCGCCCATGCCGGAGAGGTCGACGGCGTGCACGACGTGGCCGTGCTCGCCCAACTGGTCGGCGACGGGGCGCCAGACCGAGGCGCCGAGCCAGAAGCCGGGGACGAGGACGTAGGTGCTGGGGTTCATGTCGCCGACGCTAGAGTGGTTTGTGGACACTTTCCGCCCGGTATGCCGGACCCGCAACGCGGCCGTCTCCAGGCGACTGCGAGGAGCGCCGTGACCCGCCCCACCGCACGCGTGCTGGCGATGCTGGAGCTGCTCCAGGCAGGCGGGCAGCGCACCGTCGGCGATCTCGCGGAGCGGCTCGGGGTCGACGAGCGGACCGTCCGGCGCTACGCCGAGCACCTCGCCGACCTCGGGATCCCGGTCCAGGCCCAGCGGGGCAGGTACGGCGGCTACCGGCTCTCACCGGGCTACAAGCTGCCGCCGCTGATGCTCACCGACGACGAGGCCGTCGCGGTCGTCCTGGGCCTGCGGGCCGCGGAACGCACGGGGCTCGCCACCACCGACCACGCCGCGACGGCGAGCGCGCTGGCCAAGGTGTCACGTGTGCTGCCGCGGGCCCTCGGCCAGCGGCTCGACGACCTGCTGTCCACCGCGCACTTCACGACCCCGGCGCGCGCCAGCGTTCCCGCCGGCGCCGACACGCTGCTCGACCTCGCCGGAGCAGCGCAGGCGCGGCGCACCGTCGTGATCGCCTACACCGCCTGGGACGGGCAGGAGTCGCAGCGTGAGGTCGACGTCTACGGCCTGGTCTTCCACTCCGGCCGCTGGTACGCCACCGGGCACGACCACGGCCGCGACGACGTGCGGACCTTCCGCCTGGACCGCATCGCGTCGGTCAGGCAGGGCGACGGCTCCTACGTCGTGCCCGCCGACTTCGACGCGACGACGCAGGTCGTGTCCGGCATCGCTGCGGTGGGGTGGGCCCACGAGGTCGCCGTCGTGCTGCGGACCACCCTCGCGGAGGCGGGCGAGCGACTGCCCCCGAGCGTGGGACGGCTGGACGAGCACCCCGACGGCGTGCTCCTCCGGGCCCGCGTCGAGCACCTCGACGGCATGGCCCGCATGTTGGCCGGGCTCGGCTGGGACTTCGAGGTGATCAGCCCCGGCGCCCTGCGCGACGAGGTCGTGGCCGTGTCCGACCGCCTCCGGGCCAGCGCGGGGAGGGGCGTCGCCCGCACGCCCGGTCCGGCCGGGTCCGGCGGACCAGCGGTCAGCGGAGCATCACGCCGCCGCCGTCCACCATCAGCGTCTGACCGGTGATGTAGGAGGCGTCGTCGCTGGCCAGGAAGACCGCGGCGCGGCCGATGTCGGCCTCGGGGTCGCCCAGCCGGCCCAGCGGCGCGCCGCGCAGCAGCGCGGCCTCGCGCTCGGGGTGCTCGGCGAGGAACCGGTCGACGCCCTCGGTGCGGGCCAGCGGTGAGATCACGTTGACGTTGATGTCGTCCTCGGCCCACTCGTGGGCGGCCACGCGGCTCATCGCCCGCACGGCCTCCTTCGCCGCGGCGTACGACAGCTGCGTGGGGTGGCCGACGAGCCCGGCGCCGGAGGCGAAGTTGATCACCGAGCCGCGCGTGGCGCGCAGGTCGGGGTAGCAGGCCCGCATCAGCCAGAACGCCGGGTAGAACCCGGTGTCGAAGGAGAGCGCGAACATCTCCATCGTCGTCTCCACGAACGGCGCCTGGCGGCTGGCGTGGGCGTTGTTGACCAGCACGTGCACCGAGCCCCACGCCGCGAGCGCGGCGTCCCGGACGACCTCCGCGCTGGCCTCCTGGGAGATGTCGACCGCCAGGAACCGGACGGCGTCGCCGAGCTCCGCGGCCAGCTGCTCGCCGCGCTCCTCGTCCACGTCGACGGCCATCACCCGGGCGCCCTCGGCGACGAACGCGCGGACGATCCCGCGGCCGATGCCGTTGGCGCCGCCGGTGACGATGGCGGTCCTGTCCTGCAGCCGGTCGGCCATGCGCGCTCCTGGGGGCTCGGGTGCCCGGACGCTAGGTCCGGTCCGCGGCGGCCGCAGCCGGCGTCCCGGTGAGCGGGCGCGGGGCCCGGAGGCCGCGCGAACCGGAGCGGCCGGGCGTGCGTCGTACCCGACATGCGCACCCCGACCACGCTCCTCCCCGTCCTGTCCCTCCTCGCCGCCGCCGTCGCGGGCGGCCTCACGACCATCCCGGCCGACGCCGCCGCGCCACCCCCGACGTGCCTGGGTCAGCGGGCGACCGTGGTCGGCACGCCCGGCGCCGACACGATGACCGGGACGCCGGGTCCCGACGTCGTCGTCGCGCTCGGCGGGGACGACGTCGTCGACGGGCGGGGCGGGGACGACCTCGTCTGCGGCGGCCCGGGGGCCGACGTCCTGCACGGCGGGGCCGGGGACGACCGGCTGGCCGGCGGCGAGGACCGGGTGACGCCCGACCGGGGGCAGGACGTCTTCGGCGACCGGCTCGCCGGCGGGCCGGGCGACGACTGGCTCGATGCCGGCCCGCGCGGCACCGGCAACGTCGTCCAGCCCGACACCGTGACCTGGGAGGACGCGGCCGCCGGGGTCGCCATCGACCTCTCGGGCGCGCAGGGCACCGCGACCGGTGAGGGGACCGACACCATCGTCCTGGGCGCCGGCCTGCGGGTCGAGGCGTCGGCGCACGACGACGTCGTCGTCGGCGGTCCCCGGACCGACCGGATCCGGGCCGGGGCGGGCGACGACTCCGTCAGCACCGGCGACGGGTCCGACCACGTCGTGCTGGACCCGCCGGGCGGCGACCCGTCGGGCGACGACCGCCTCGACCTCGGCCCCGGTGGCGGGCTGTCGTACCAGAGCGCGCGCAGCAACGGCGGCCGCGACGCGGTCGTGACCGCGGGCGGCGCTTCCGAGTACGTCTTCGTCCGCGGGCGGCAGCCGGTCACGGTCGCGGTCGGCGACGGCGGCGACACCGTGGAGCTGCGCGCCGACGTCCGCGGCGCACGGGTCGACCTCGGCGCCGGCGACGACGCGGTCCGCCTCCGCGGCGGCCGCGGGCAGCACGCCCGGACGGCCACGGTGGACGCCCGGGCGGGCACGCTCGCCGCTGCCGGGGTGGCCGGCACCAGCACGCTCACGGGCGTCGAGTCCTGGGCGCTGGCGTACGGCGCCGCGTGGACGTTCCTCGGCTCGGACGCGCGCGACCTGCTCGACCTCACCCTCAGCGACGGGGCCACGACCGTCCGCCTCCGCGGCGGCGACGACCGCGTGATCGCCGGCCCGCACGCCGACGACCTCGCGGGCGGCCAGGGGCGTGACCGGGTGCTCCGGGGTGGCGCGGACGACAGCTGCCGCGGGTTCGCGGTCGGCGGCTGCGGCTGAGCGGGCCCGATGCGGCAGGCTGGGACCGTGACGGAGGAGCAGCGGGCGGCGACCGGCGAGGAGCTCGCGACCTGGATCGAGTCCCTGGGACTCGAGGGCCACCTGACCGAGGCCGGCCTGCCGACGTTCCGTCGCGACGGGGAGGGCGGGCTCGCCCGCTGGATCGACCCCGGCACCGGCGGCGACCTGACGGCCGAGCAGCTGCAGGACGTCGAGCAGCTGCTCCGCAGCGAGGGGACCGAGCCGGAGCACGCCGTACCCGTGTCGCTCCTGGTGCTCCGCCGCCACGCGCGGCTGCGGGTCGAGCTGCTCGCGACCCCCTGGTTCGACTACGCGTCGCTGGCGCAGGTGCGCGGCACGTCGCTCGAGGCGACCCGGTTCGCGGTGCACAAGGCGGCCTCGACGCACCGGCTGCTCGTGGTGCCCGTCGAGGAGCGCAGCGTGGTGCCGGCCTTCCAGCTCACCGCGGCCGGCGAGCTGCGCCCCGACCTCGCGCCCGTCCTCGAGCCCCTGCTCGCCGCCCGGATGGACCCCTGGCGGGTGTGGGCCTGGCTGACCCAGCCCGCCGCCCTGCTCGGCGGCCTCGTGCCCGAGCAGGCCGCCGCCGACCCCGAGGACGGCGACCTCGTGCTGCACGCCGCAGTCCGCCTCGCGGAGCGCGTCACCGCCGACTGACCCGGGGTCGGTCACCCGCCGAAACATGTCCGACCAGGAGCGTCATCCCCGTTAACACCGGCGACCCGATCCGGTGACGCCCCCTCCCTAGCGTCCTCGCGACGTGCCGATCCACGGCCGTCGGAGACGACAGGAGAAGTCGTGCAGGTCGCCACCTCCACGCGCTGGCGCACGTGGGCACTGGTCCCGCTCCTCACGGGGCTGGCCCTCGCCGGCACCACCACGGTGCCGGCAGCAGCAGCAGAAGAACCCCCGCCCGCGACGACCGCCGAGGCGCTCGTGCTGCCCGACCCCATGGACCGCGGCGACTACACCCCGCGCGTGGTCCAGGAGGCCAAGCTCGGCACCGTCGCCCTGCAGGAGCCCAGCTCCGCGGGCGGCGAGCCCACGCCCCAGACCGTCGCGGCGCCCGAGGAGCTCGAGATCCGCGGCCAGCTCCACCATCCCGACTTCACCCAGCGCACCGAGCAGTCGCCGGTCATCGTGCTGGTCCACGGCAACCACGGCTCGTGCGACGCCGGCTCCGACACCCGGACCGCCACCTGCACGACGTACAAGCGCAACGAGGCCGGCTACGCCTACCTCGGCGAGAACCTCGCGACCTGGGGCTACACCGTCTTCTCGGTCTCCCAGGACCAGCTGATGCTGCGCCAGGACAACCCCAAGGGCAAGGGCATGCACCAGCGCCGCCTGCTCATCTCGGCCACGTTGGACGCCCTCGCCGCCGCCGACGAGGGGACGCTCGTCGACGGCCCGCACGTCACGATCGGGGACACGCTGACCGGCCACCTCGACATGACGCGGATCGGCCTGATGGGCCACTCGCGCGGCGGTGACGCGGTCACCAACTTCCTCGACCACAACCGCACCCGCACCGACGGTCCGCGCTACCCGCTCCGCGGCGTGATCTCGCTCGCGCAGACCGACTACGAGCGCAAGGTGCCCTACGGCGTGCCGTACCTGTCGATCCTGCCGTTCTGCGACGGCGACGTGTCGAACCTGCAGGGCGCCCGCACCTTCGAGCGCGGCCAGTACCTCGGGTCCTCGGACCTGTTCCCGCGCATCCAGTCCTCCCAGCTCGGCGCGATCCACAACTGGTACAACACCGTCTGGTACGCCGACGGCGGCGCCGACGGCCAGTCCAACAACGACGCCGCCTGCGGCAACTCGGCGCCGTTCTCCAGCACCAACGTCCACCCGCACAACCTGCGGCTCAGCGGCGCGGCCAACTACGGCGACCCGGACAAGAACTACGTCATCGACAACTCCGACACCTACAACCCCGAGGTCAACACCAAGATCTCCGGTGACCCGGAGCGGATGGGCGACCAGGAGAAGATCGGCCTCGCGACGATGGCCGCGTTCTTCCGCCGGTACGTCGGCGGCGAGGGCGCGTTCGAGCCGTACATGACCGGCGAGCTCTCCGACACTCCCTCGCACCGCCAGATCCCGGACTCGGCCTGCCCGACGAGCGTCTCCGGGACGCGGATCGACTGCGCGGAGTACGTCTCCACCAGCTACTTCCCCTCGGCCGCCGAGCGGGTCGACGTGATCCGCCCGGAGATCGAGAACCCGCTGGGCCTGAACGCGCTCGGCGGCAGCCTCAGCGGCGCCGGGTTCGCCAACCCCTACCTGACCGACGGCGGGGTGACCCCGAAGCCGGCGACGACGCCGGGCGGCTACGACTGGTGCAACCCCGAGCCCGACGACTTCGCCCCCGGCCAGCTCGGCAAGACCACGCAGCCGACCGCCGCCAAGGCGTGCCCGCTGCCGGCGAAGGCCGCCCTCGGCGGCCAGAACGGCACCCGGGAGAACTCGCCGATCAACCACTCCTACGGTCGCCAGCTGGCGCTGGCCTGGGAGAAGGACCAGCAGGCCGTCCTCACCGCCGACATCCCGGCGGCCGACGCCGACGTCAGCGGCCTCGAGGCGCTGGCCCTGGGCACCGACGTCAACTTCTTCGACCAGCGCAACCCGGGTGCCGACGCCCGCGGGGACGGCACCCGCACCGGGACGACCCCGAGCTTCAGCTGGCCGAACGAGGGGCCGACGTCCTACGACCCGGAGAGCACCACGCAGGACTTCGTGATCGCGCTGACCGACAGCGAGGGCCACGAGGGCACGGTGCACGCCGGCGACGAGCGGTGGGGCAACGCCCTGCACATGTCGACCGGCACCAACACGCCCAACACCCACGTCGTGCTGGACCAGGTCCGCGTGCCGCTCGACGAGTTCGCGGCGCAGGGTGTGGACCTGACCTCGCTCGACACGCTCGAGCTGCGCTTCGGCGCCGAGGGCACGCCCGCCTCGGGCTCGATCCAGCTGGCGGACGTGCGCTTCCAGGAGCGCGTCGACGCCCCGCTCGTCCTCTCCGACGGCACCGCGGTCGACCAGGGCGCCGGCTCCGGGCCCGTCACCTCGGGCCCGGACCCCGCGGCCGTGCTCGCGGCGTACGACAACAGCCCCGGCAAGGTGCGGCTGGCCGACACCGTGGCCGACCCGTTCGCCGACACGACCTGGGTGGTCGACGACGACCGGGCGCAGTGCCCGGCGGCCGGCTTCACCTCGATCCAGGAGGCCGTCGACTCCGCCTCCCCGTGGGACACGATCGTCGTCTGCGAGGGCGTCTACCAGGAGTCCTCCACGCCGGTCGACGGGCCGGGCAACCCGGTTGCCGCCGGCGCCACGAACGGCCTCACCATCACCAAGCCGCTCAAGATCAAGGGCGCGGGTGCCGACAAGGTCACCATCCAGCCCCGCCCGTCCGTGGCGTCCCTCGCGGGCGCCACGCCGTACCTGCGCGACGGCGGCGGCAACGTCGTCACCGTCTCGCGCCAGTCACTCGGCTCGACCGACAGCAGCGAGATGTTCGTCGACATCTCCGGGGTCACCGTCACCTCCGGCCAGACCTGGGCCGAGGCGGGGATCGCCTACTTCGGCGCCGCGGGACGCGTGTCCCAGAGCGTGGTCGGCCCGCTGAGGGTCGCCGCGGACAGCGCTGAGCTGGCGTCCCACCCGCACGGCTGGGGGATCGTCAAGACCGGTGTCATCGAGGGCGCCGGACCGGGCACGGTCGAGACCGAGCTGACCGTCAGCGACAGCGTGGTCACCGGCTACCAGAGCGGCGGCGTCCTCATCGACGGCGCCAAGGGCGTGGACGGTGCGCCGAAGAACACCAGGCGGACCGGCATCGAGCAGCACGGCTACGTGACCGGCACGGTGGTCCAGGGCTCGCGCAGCGAGGTCTTCGCGCAGACCGGTGTCGCGTTCACCAGCGGCGCCGACGGGTTCGTGCGGTCGAGCCGGGTGACCGGGAACGACTCCGCGGGCGACCCGTCCACGTCGTACGGCATCCTGCTGGCCGACGCGCGCACCGAGGCCGAGGGCGCCCTGACCGGCACCGGGAACGTCCTCACCGGCAACGGGTGGGCGGTCTGGAACGCGACCGCCGACCGGGCGACGGTCCGCACCGACGCGCCGTTCGTGCTCACCGGGAGCGTGGTCGGCGAGGACGAGGTCTCCGGCTCGGGCTCGGTGACGGTCGAGTCGCCCGCGACGACGGCCCCGGCCGACGTCCCGAGCACGTACGGCGCGGTCGTCGACGACGCCCCCTCCGTGGCGCTGGTGGACCCCGTCGGCGGTGACCCGGTCGCCGCAGGGGAGCCGGTCGCCGCGCTCGTCCGGGCCGACGACGACGTCGCGGTGCGCTCGGCCGCGCTGCTCGTCGACGGGAAGCAGGTCGGCACCTCCGCGCGGGCGCCGCACTACCTCACCTGGACCCCGGACGCGTCGTACGCCGGTCAGGCGGTGACCCTGACGGCGGTGGCCACCGACTCCTCCGGCCACGAGACCACCTCGGAGCCGGTCACGGTCCGGGTCGCCGGCGACACCGTGCCCGGCCCGCCGGTCCCGGGGACGCCGGGCCCCACGGACCCGACCACCCCGACCGACCCCACCGACCCGACGGACCCGGGTGAGGAGCCGACCCCGGTCGACCCGCCCGTGACCGTGCCGCCGACCGTCTCCGTCGGCGTCACCGGCCGGAACACGGCCCGGGGGACCGTCGTCGTCGGTGCCACGCTGTCCGCGCCGGGCACGGTCCGACTGAAGGGGGACC
This window harbors:
- a CDS encoding YafY family protein; its protein translation is MTRPTARVLAMLELLQAGGQRTVGDLAERLGVDERTVRRYAEHLADLGIPVQAQRGRYGGYRLSPGYKLPPLMLTDDEAVAVVLGLRAAERTGLATTDHAATASALAKVSRVLPRALGQRLDDLLSTAHFTTPARASVPAGADTLLDLAGAAQARRTVVIAYTAWDGQESQREVDVYGLVFHSGRWYATGHDHGRDDVRTFRLDRIASVRQGDGSYVVPADFDATTQVVSGIAAVGWAHEVAVVLRTTLAEAGERLPPSVGRLDEHPDGVLLRARVEHLDGMARMLAGLGWDFEVISPGALRDEVVAVSDRLRASAGRGVARTPGPAGSGGPAVSGASRRRRPPSASDR
- a CDS encoding SDR family NAD(P)-dependent oxidoreductase → MADRLQDRTAIVTGGANGIGRGIVRAFVAEGARVMAVDVDEERGEQLAAELGDAVRFLAVDISQEASAEVVRDAALAAWGSVHVLVNNAHASRQAPFVETTMEMFALSFDTGFYPAFWLMRACYPDLRATRGSVINFASGAGLVGHPTQLSYAAAKEAVRAMSRVAAHEWAEDDINVNVISPLARTEGVDRFLAEHPEREAALLRGAPLGRLGDPEADIGRAAVFLASDDASYITGQTLMVDGGGVMLR
- a CDS encoding calcium-binding protein, whose protein sequence is MRTPTTLLPVLSLLAAAVAGGLTTIPADAAAPPPTCLGQRATVVGTPGADTMTGTPGPDVVVALGGDDVVDGRGGDDLVCGGPGADVLHGGAGDDRLAGGEDRVTPDRGQDVFGDRLAGGPGDDWLDAGPRGTGNVVQPDTVTWEDAAAGVAIDLSGAQGTATGEGTDTIVLGAGLRVEASAHDDVVVGGPRTDRIRAGAGDDSVSTGDGSDHVVLDPPGGDPSGDDRLDLGPGGGLSYQSARSNGGRDAVVTAGGASEYVFVRGRQPVTVAVGDGGDTVELRADVRGARVDLGAGDDAVRLRGGRGQHARTATVDARAGTLAAAGVAGTSTLTGVESWALAYGAAWTFLGSDARDLLDLTLSDGATTVRLRGGDDRVIAGPHADDLAGGQGRDRVLRGGADDSCRGFAVGGCG